Proteins from a genomic interval of Schaalia odontolytica:
- a CDS encoding chorismate-binding protein, giving the protein MSLEWGQTWPPRDVFRSLACSRRVIPVVRRVLADELSAVGVYRQLAHGDYGSFILESAEHGGSWGRWSFVGASSAGAIVARDGRAQWVGAHPEGALREGSFLEVVHSALEELAAPAIEGMPPLSGALVGSLGWGIIPEWEPTLVATAPRESDIPDAALVLATEVAAIDHATGSVYLMAIAWNLNGSDDGVDVAYDRAIDRLDAMTAQLAAPFPPAVLGASGDNPPQVRQRTAREDFESSVNAAKRAIREGDAFQIVVSQRLDVATRASGIDVYRVLRTINPSPYMYFLDLPDGVGGHFEVVGSSPETLVRAERRRVWTYPIAGSRPRGADSSEDHRLAAELLEDPKELSEHVMLVDLARNDLSKVCEPASVEVSTLMELKRFSHIQHISSTVTGVMRPDVDALDALVATFPAGTLSGAPKPRAIQLIDDFEPAARGVYGGVVGYFDLSGDADLAIAIRTAALRDGVASVQAGAGLVADSVPALEYEESRNKAAAALEAVVRASTLVPLS; this is encoded by the coding sequence GTGAGCCTCGAATGGGGACAGACGTGGCCGCCGCGCGATGTCTTTCGTTCCCTTGCGTGCTCGCGGCGCGTGATCCCCGTCGTTCGGCGGGTGCTCGCCGACGAGCTCAGCGCGGTCGGTGTCTACCGCCAGCTTGCCCATGGAGACTACGGGAGCTTTATCCTCGAGTCCGCCGAACACGGCGGATCCTGGGGACGCTGGTCCTTCGTCGGCGCCTCGAGTGCTGGAGCGATCGTGGCCCGTGACGGCCGGGCGCAGTGGGTGGGTGCCCATCCCGAGGGAGCCCTACGTGAGGGGAGCTTTCTCGAGGTTGTTCACTCGGCGCTCGAGGAGCTCGCAGCTCCGGCTATCGAGGGGATGCCGCCACTGAGCGGTGCGCTCGTCGGGTCGCTCGGGTGGGGGATTATCCCCGAGTGGGAGCCCACCCTGGTGGCGACTGCTCCCAGGGAATCCGATATTCCGGACGCCGCACTGGTGCTCGCTACCGAGGTCGCGGCCATCGACCACGCCACCGGCTCCGTGTATCTGATGGCGATCGCGTGGAACCTTAACGGCTCGGACGACGGCGTGGACGTGGCCTACGATCGCGCGATCGACCGTCTCGACGCGATGACGGCTCAGCTCGCGGCGCCCTTCCCTCCGGCGGTGCTCGGTGCCAGCGGGGACAATCCTCCTCAGGTTCGCCAGCGCACCGCGCGCGAGGACTTCGAATCGTCGGTCAACGCGGCCAAGCGCGCGATCAGGGAGGGCGATGCCTTCCAGATAGTCGTCTCGCAGCGTCTCGATGTGGCGACCCGCGCCAGCGGGATCGACGTATACCGGGTGCTGCGCACGATCAACCCGTCGCCCTACATGTACTTCCTGGACCTGCCCGACGGCGTCGGTGGCCACTTTGAGGTCGTCGGCTCGTCCCCGGAAACGCTCGTTCGAGCCGAGAGGCGTCGCGTGTGGACCTATCCGATCGCCGGTTCCCGCCCGCGGGGCGCGGATTCTTCCGAGGATCATCGGCTGGCGGCGGAACTGCTGGAGGATCCCAAGGAGCTGTCGGAGCACGTCATGCTCGTGGACCTGGCACGCAACGACCTGTCCAAGGTGTGCGAGCCGGCCTCGGTTGAGGTTTCCACGCTGATGGAGCTCAAACGTTTCTCTCACATCCAGCACATTTCCTCGACCGTGACCGGCGTGATGCGCCCGGACGTGGACGCCCTCGACGCGCTGGTTGCGACCTTCCCCGCCGGAACCCTGTCGGGAGCCCCCAAGCCGCGCGCGATCCAGCTGATCGACGACTTCGAACCGGCCGCGCGCGGGGTCTACGGCGGCGTGGTGGGCTACTTCGACCTGTCGGGGGACGCCGACTTGGCGATCGCGATTCGGACGGCCGCCCTGAGGGACGGGGTGGCGTCGGTCCAGGCGGGCGCAGGACTCGTCGCCGACTCGGTGCCGGCACTGGAGTACGAGGAGTCGCGAAACAAAGCCGCCGCAGCTCTCGAGGCCGTCGTGCGGGCATCGACGTTGGTTCCCCTGTCGTGA
- the lgt gene encoding prolipoprotein diacylglyceryl transferase encodes MNLLAASGIPSPSTGVWYLGPIPLRAYGIVIAVGMIVGVWWTARRYRARGGDPDVLYDVAMWAIPIGIIGARLYHVITSPEAYFGPGGDPWLIPQIWRGGLGIWGGVGAGALGAFLAVKRAGVRFGPIADSLAPALLVAQAIGRWGNWFNQELFGGPTTLPWGLQIDAAHLPAGYAPGTLFHPAFLYECLWNLAAAALIVWLDRRRRFAGGQVFGLYLMAYTLGRAWIEMLRIDDAHTFGGLRLNVWTSLLVFAVGAVLFVIAGRLGRSSRVEAPAGERNEQDENGEENCVNEEAQASSDGARQEQDSE; translated from the coding sequence GTGAACCTCCTGGCCGCCTCGGGCATTCCCTCCCCGTCGACGGGCGTGTGGTACCTCGGTCCGATTCCCCTGCGGGCATACGGGATCGTCATCGCGGTCGGCATGATCGTCGGCGTGTGGTGGACGGCGCGACGCTATCGCGCGCGCGGCGGCGATCCGGACGTCCTCTACGACGTGGCCATGTGGGCGATCCCGATCGGGATCATCGGGGCACGCCTCTACCACGTGATCACGTCACCGGAGGCATACTTCGGGCCGGGTGGCGACCCGTGGCTCATCCCCCAGATCTGGCGCGGCGGATTGGGGATCTGGGGAGGCGTCGGCGCCGGGGCGCTGGGTGCGTTCCTCGCCGTCAAGCGCGCCGGCGTGCGCTTCGGCCCCATTGCCGACTCGCTCGCCCCCGCACTCCTGGTCGCCCAGGCGATCGGCCGTTGGGGGAATTGGTTCAATCAGGAGCTCTTCGGTGGCCCGACGACGCTTCCGTGGGGGCTGCAGATTGACGCCGCCCACCTGCCCGCCGGCTACGCTCCCGGGACCCTCTTTCATCCCGCCTTCCTTTACGAGTGCCTGTGGAACCTTGCGGCCGCTGCGCTGATCGTGTGGCTTGATCGGCGCCGCCGCTTCGCGGGCGGGCAGGTCTTCGGCCTCTACCTCATGGCCTACACCCTCGGGCGAGCCTGGATCGAGATGCTACGCATTGACGATGCCCACACGTTTGGTGGCCTGCGCCTGAACGTGTGGACTTCTCTCCTCGTCTTCGCTGTCGGGGCTGTGCTCTTCGTTATTGCCGGGCGCCTGGGCAGGTCGAGTCGCGTCGAGGCACCCGCGGGGGAGAGGAATGAGCAGGACGAAAACGGCGAGGAGAACTGCGTGAACGAGGAGGCTCAGGCCTCCTCGGACGGTGCCCGGCAGGAGCAAGACAGCGAGTAG
- the trpB gene encoding tryptophan synthase subunit beta produces the protein MEADNFVSGPYFGDFGGRFVAESLMGPLEEVEVAWKRLWRDRSFQRRLRDLLANYAGRPSLLTEAPRFASDLGGVRVFLKREDLNHTGSHKINNVLGQALLTKEIGKTRVIAETGAGQHGVATATAAALLGLECTIYMGREDTERQALNVARMQMLGAEVIAVTAGSATLKDAINEAFRDWVTNAETTNYIFGTAAGPHPFPELVRDLQRVIGDEARAQLLATEGRLPDVVVACVGGGSNAIGSFTAFIDDPSVELLGCEAAGDGFETGRHAASITADQVGVLHGSRTFVLQERDGQTKASHSISAGLDYPGVGPQHAWLARSGRASYIPVSDAEAMDAFLRLSRSEGIIPAIESSHALAGVRRWALERVEAAGPFRPGEEPIAIVTVSGRGDKDVDTAARWFGYGRAKLQIIDPSAGPTGVAVLESEEEK, from the coding sequence ATGGAAGCCGATAACTTCGTGTCGGGGCCGTACTTCGGGGACTTTGGCGGGCGTTTCGTTGCGGAGTCGCTCATGGGTCCCCTCGAGGAGGTCGAGGTGGCGTGGAAGCGCCTGTGGCGCGATCGGTCCTTTCAGCGTCGGCTTCGTGACCTCCTGGCGAACTACGCGGGTCGGCCCTCGCTGCTGACCGAAGCGCCCCGCTTTGCCTCGGATCTGGGCGGGGTCCGGGTGTTCCTCAAGCGCGAGGATCTCAACCACACCGGCTCGCACAAGATCAACAACGTTCTCGGCCAGGCCCTGCTGACCAAGGAGATCGGAAAGACGCGCGTCATCGCTGAGACAGGCGCCGGACAGCACGGCGTTGCCACCGCCACGGCTGCTGCCCTCCTCGGGCTCGAATGCACGATCTACATGGGGCGCGAGGACACGGAGCGGCAGGCCCTGAACGTTGCGCGCATGCAGATGCTCGGGGCGGAGGTCATCGCCGTGACCGCCGGATCAGCGACCCTCAAAGACGCCATCAACGAGGCATTCCGGGACTGGGTGACCAACGCGGAGACGACCAACTACATTTTCGGAACGGCCGCGGGGCCGCACCCCTTCCCGGAGCTGGTGCGCGACCTACAGCGCGTCATCGGCGACGAGGCTCGCGCTCAGCTTCTCGCCACCGAGGGGCGCCTGCCCGACGTCGTGGTTGCATGCGTGGGTGGCGGATCCAACGCGATCGGCTCCTTCACTGCTTTCATCGACGATCCGAGCGTTGAACTGCTGGGGTGTGAGGCTGCCGGTGATGGCTTCGAGACGGGACGCCACGCCGCCTCGATTACGGCCGATCAGGTCGGGGTTTTGCACGGCTCGCGCACGTTCGTTCTGCAGGAACGCGACGGACAAACCAAGGCGTCACACTCCATTTCTGCCGGCCTGGACTACCCGGGGGTTGGACCCCAGCACGCGTGGTTGGCGCGTTCGGGCCGTGCGTCCTATATCCCGGTCTCGGATGCCGAGGCCATGGACGCCTTCCTGAGGCTGTCGCGCTCCGAGGGCATCATCCCGGCCATCGAGTCCTCGCACGCCCTGGCGGGCGTACGCAGGTGGGCCCTCGAACGGGTCGAGGCCGCAGGTCCCTTCCGTCCCGGCGAGGAACCGATCGCTATCGTGACGGTGTCGGGGCGCGGCGACAAGGACGTGGACACCGCCGCACGCTGGTTTGGCTACGGGCGCGCGAAGCTGCAGATCATCGACCCGAGCGCGGGACCGACCGGCGTCGCCGTGCTTGAGAGCGAAGAGGAGAAGTAA
- a CDS encoding shikimate dehydrogenase has translation MTWAGVIGSPIEHSLSPVIHRAAWEALGISGWEYRRIECDRDNLPALIGGIDARCGGLSVTMPCKQAVMPLLDAIDPLASAVGAVNTVVPSAGVLAGFNTDVTGIASAIRRACARSGVPHPASVLVLGARATASSALAALGELGITRTSVAARRFAGPGSVIAAASRLGVVIEQIPWADMGAVARAAAGVDLLISTLPAGAADPLASFLAPTERQVLLDVVYSPRETALRAAFERSGAVVAEGTDMLVFQGASQVQLMTGRSPDPDVMRHALHEELARRARESGAGARA, from the coding sequence ATGACATGGGCCGGCGTTATCGGTTCCCCGATCGAGCACTCGCTGTCCCCGGTGATTCACCGGGCAGCCTGGGAGGCGCTCGGGATCAGCGGGTGGGAGTATCGGCGCATCGAGTGCGACAGGGACAATCTGCCCGCGCTGATCGGCGGCATTGATGCGCGATGCGGCGGCCTGTCGGTGACGATGCCCTGCAAGCAGGCGGTGATGCCCCTCCTTGACGCGATTGATCCGCTCGCGAGCGCGGTTGGTGCGGTCAATACGGTCGTGCCTTCCGCGGGGGTACTCGCCGGATTTAACACGGATGTCACCGGCATTGCCTCGGCAATTCGTCGCGCGTGCGCGCGCTCCGGCGTCCCCCACCCCGCGTCTGTCCTGGTGCTGGGGGCGCGGGCGACGGCCTCGTCGGCTCTGGCTGCGCTTGGCGAGCTCGGCATCACGAGGACGAGTGTGGCGGCGCGCCGTTTCGCGGGTCCCGGATCCGTGATCGCGGCCGCCTCCCGCCTCGGGGTCGTCATTGAGCAGATCCCGTGGGCGGACATGGGTGCCGTCGCTCGGGCCGCCGCAGGCGTGGACCTGTTGATCTCGACGCTCCCGGCGGGCGCAGCGGACCCCCTCGCCTCGTTCCTTGCCCCGACCGAGCGCCAGGTTCTTCTCGACGTCGTCTACTCTCCGCGGGAGACCGCGCTGCGCGCCGCGTTCGAGCGCTCCGGGGCCGTCGTCGCCGAGGGCACCGACATGCTGGTCTTTCAGGGAGCATCCCAGGTGCAGCTCATGACGGGCAGAAGCCCGGATCCGGACGTGATGAGACACGCCCTCCACGAGGAACTGGCCCGTCGGGCGCGCGAGAGCGGGGCGGGGGCGCGCGCATGA
- a CDS encoding prepilin peptidase yields the protein MIVGLLPPRISADLSLVSGFLTWVTVLVWLWRSGWRIQRRYFVEATQTPLTRNAIVWVAALVGAVSFVAAQMRPGIPAVLVVSMVGALSAYVDARTHRLPNAYTLVMGIGVAAGIVIGAVISPLWQERLSGSLIGALIWLVPIWVLNRLPGGMGGGDVKLAPVLGAMVGSVGMHAAVFALVLSFVSAGVAALWKIVVGSAGTKSRVAMGPWMIGSALVGTIAWGVVPDWL from the coding sequence ATGATCGTTGGTTTGCTTCCGCCTCGTATCAGCGCGGACCTGTCGCTTGTGTCGGGTTTCCTCACGTGGGTCACCGTCCTGGTGTGGCTGTGGCGCTCGGGATGGAGAATCCAGCGGCGCTACTTCGTCGAGGCGACGCAAACCCCGCTGACGCGCAACGCCATCGTCTGGGTGGCAGCCCTCGTCGGTGCCGTCTCCTTCGTGGCCGCCCAGATGCGCCCCGGGATACCGGCTGTCCTGGTCGTGTCCATGGTTGGCGCCCTGAGCGCCTATGTCGATGCGCGCACCCATCGCCTGCCCAATGCCTACACGCTGGTCATGGGGATTGGTGTCGCTGCCGGTATCGTCATTGGCGCCGTGATCTCGCCCCTGTGGCAGGAGCGGCTGAGCGGGAGCCTCATCGGAGCGCTCATCTGGCTCGTGCCGATCTGGGTGCTGAATCGCCTTCCGGGCGGAATGGGTGGGGGCGACGTGAAGCTTGCGCCCGTCCTGGGGGCCATGGTCGGATCGGTGGGGATGCACGCCGCCGTCTTTGCCCTCGTGCTTTCCTTCGTCTCGGCGGGGGTGGCCGCCCTGTGGAAGATCGTCGTGGGTTCGGCTGGCACGAAGTCGCGCGTCGCAATGGGACCGTGGATGATTGGGTCCGCACTCGTGGGAACGATCGCGTGGGGAGTCGTCCCCGACTGGCTCTAG
- the trpA gene encoding tryptophan synthase subunit alpha translates to MTRAPRSSAVIDAAKERGDAALIGYLPVGFPSVDASIHAGKVLADNGVDVIELGFPYSDPGMDGPTIQRASVAALERGTHIEDLFHAVDELTSYGVATCVMTYWNPVEWWGVERFAADLAAVGGSGLITPDLPPEEGTQWEAASDAHDLERIYLSAPSSPSHRLRLIAEHSRGWVYAASSMGVTGARASVGAHTADVVARTRQAGATRVCVGLGVSNGSQAREIGAYADGVIVGSALVKTLFDDDGERGLRALGGLARELASGVKGARA, encoded by the coding sequence ATGACGCGAGCACCTCGTTCGTCCGCGGTCATTGACGCGGCGAAGGAGCGCGGCGATGCCGCTCTCATCGGCTACCTTCCCGTCGGCTTCCCGTCGGTTGATGCCTCGATCCACGCGGGGAAGGTCCTGGCGGACAACGGCGTTGACGTGATCGAGCTGGGCTTCCCCTATTCCGATCCGGGCATGGATGGGCCAACGATTCAGCGGGCGAGTGTCGCGGCGCTGGAGCGTGGCACGCACATTGAGGACCTGTTTCACGCCGTTGATGAACTCACCAGCTACGGCGTGGCCACGTGCGTCATGACCTACTGGAACCCCGTCGAATGGTGGGGCGTCGAACGCTTCGCCGCCGACCTGGCTGCGGTCGGAGGCTCCGGTCTCATCACGCCGGACCTGCCTCCGGAGGAGGGGACGCAGTGGGAGGCGGCCTCCGATGCTCACGACTTGGAGCGCATCTACCTGAGCGCGCCCTCCTCGCCTTCCCATCGCCTCCGCCTGATCGCGGAGCATTCGCGCGGATGGGTCTACGCCGCCTCGTCGATGGGGGTGACCGGCGCCCGCGCCTCGGTCGGGGCGCACACCGCCGACGTGGTGGCCCGCACGCGGCAAGCCGGCGCAACGCGGGTGTGCGTCGGGCTGGGCGTCTCCAACGGTTCCCAAGCCCGCGAGATCGGGGCGTACGCTGATGGCGTGATCGTCGGTTCGGCCCTCGTCAAGACTCTGTTCGACGACGACGGTGAGCGAGGCCTGCGTGCCCTCGGGGGGCTGGCACGCGAGCTGGCGTCGGGCGTGAAGGGAGCGCGCGCGTGA
- the trpC gene encoding indole-3-glycerol phosphate synthase TrpC, protein MSVLDDIIVGVREDLKEREDRLPLSSLKEIEATVPEAKDALGALRGRDGAVKIISEVKRSSPSKGRLAAIPDPAALASLYEAGGASVVSVLTEQRRFGGSLADLDAVRAAVDIPVLRKDFIVTPYQIHEARAHGADLVLLIVAALEQNVLVSLLERTRSLGMEALVETHSRLEALRALDAGASIIGVNARNLKTLEVDRSTVEQVIDVIPQEVVAVAESGVATAHDVFEYAKWGADAVLVGEALVTSGDPRSSIQDMVSAGQHPALRTDRKARVAAARQEGQ, encoded by the coding sequence GTGAGCGTTCTCGATGACATCATTGTGGGGGTCCGCGAGGACCTGAAAGAGCGCGAGGATCGCCTCCCCCTGAGCAGCCTCAAGGAGATCGAGGCGACCGTTCCCGAGGCGAAGGATGCGCTGGGTGCACTGCGTGGCCGCGACGGCGCCGTCAAGATCATCTCCGAGGTCAAGCGCTCCTCGCCGTCGAAGGGAAGGCTCGCGGCGATTCCCGATCCCGCTGCCCTCGCATCCCTGTACGAGGCCGGGGGTGCCTCGGTCGTCTCCGTTCTGACGGAGCAACGCCGCTTCGGCGGATCCCTCGCCGATCTTGACGCCGTCCGCGCGGCCGTGGACATTCCCGTACTGCGCAAGGACTTCATCGTCACGCCCTACCAGATTCACGAGGCGCGCGCTCACGGCGCCGACCTTGTCCTGCTAATCGTCGCAGCGCTCGAACAGAACGTGCTCGTCTCGCTCCTGGAACGCACGCGCTCGCTTGGCATGGAAGCTCTCGTCGAAACCCATTCGCGTTTGGAGGCGCTGCGCGCGCTCGATGCGGGGGCCTCGATTATCGGTGTCAACGCCCGCAACCTGAAGACCCTCGAGGTCGATCGTTCCACCGTTGAGCAGGTCATCGACGTGATTCCTCAGGAGGTCGTAGCCGTCGCGGAGTCGGGTGTGGCCACCGCGCACGACGTCTTCGAGTACGCGAAGTGGGGGGCGGATGCGGTGCTCGTGGGGGAGGCGCTCGTGACCTCCGGTGATCCGCGCTCAAGCATTCAGGACATGGTGAGCGCCGGGCAGCACCCCGCCCTGCGAACGGATCGCAAGGCGCGCGTCGCTGCGGCGCGTCAGGAAGGACAGTGA
- the mltG gene encoding endolytic transglycosylase MltG: MSTPPAYPFRSRREIHSGEPKVYSDAHLEEQASTTEPTPAPDRGKQPEEAEALDPDKTPVRGTRLTRQPSDVLTFDDVTDAPQPSRGQARRHRRSAGAKLRDGASETTGMRSRRLAAERRAARKRKRRARIRSFLVLFLVLGLVSGAGYLAYTQLVSSSATSSDDFPGPGSGSVEVTIDEEATGRQIGQTLVDAGVVKSVGAFVRQFETNRAAMSIRPGTYRLKLQMSASAALAALLDETNRVDSTITIGSGQTLSEVKARIVSIMGVAESEVNAAFADTEAIGLPSEAGGNAEGWLLPGSYEVSEDDTPTTVIARMVAGTVQELDRLGVAPSDRETVLIKASIVDGEMNIDKYMPMVARVIDNRLADTEGETKGLLGMDSTVLYGVGKTSGVPDQADLDNDNPYNTRLHAGLPPTPIGQPSEKAIKAVLNPAEGTWLYFVTVNLDTGETLFASTLEEQEQNRQKFVEYCAANPKVCSAS; the protein is encoded by the coding sequence ATGAGTACGCCTCCCGCATATCCTTTCCGCTCGCGCCGCGAGATTCACTCCGGTGAACCCAAGGTCTACTCCGACGCCCACCTCGAGGAGCAGGCGTCGACAACGGAGCCTACCCCCGCCCCGGATCGGGGCAAGCAACCGGAGGAAGCGGAGGCGCTCGACCCCGATAAGACACCCGTGCGGGGAACGCGCCTGACCCGCCAGCCCTCCGACGTTCTTACTTTCGACGATGTCACTGATGCCCCGCAGCCTTCCCGCGGCCAGGCCAGACGACACAGGCGCTCTGCGGGCGCAAAGCTCCGCGACGGGGCCTCGGAGACGACGGGCATGCGATCGCGGCGCCTCGCGGCCGAACGCCGGGCGGCACGCAAACGCAAGCGGCGTGCCCGCATCCGTTCCTTCCTTGTTCTCTTTCTGGTCCTCGGCCTCGTCAGCGGGGCGGGCTACCTGGCGTATACCCAGCTGGTGAGCTCGTCGGCGACGTCCTCCGACGACTTTCCGGGGCCCGGTAGCGGCAGCGTCGAGGTGACGATCGACGAGGAGGCAACGGGCCGCCAGATCGGTCAGACACTCGTTGACGCCGGTGTCGTCAAGTCGGTGGGTGCCTTCGTGCGCCAGTTTGAGACGAACCGGGCCGCCATGTCGATCCGCCCCGGCACGTATCGCCTGAAGCTTCAGATGAGCGCCTCCGCAGCCCTGGCTGCCCTGCTGGATGAAACCAACCGGGTCGATTCGACGATCACGATCGGCTCGGGTCAGACTCTTTCGGAGGTCAAGGCGCGGATCGTCAGCATCATGGGGGTTGCCGAGTCCGAGGTGAACGCCGCGTTCGCTGACACCGAGGCCATCGGACTGCCCTCCGAGGCCGGCGGAAACGCCGAAGGATGGTTGCTGCCGGGCTCGTACGAGGTATCCGAGGACGATACGCCCACAACAGTGATCGCGCGTATGGTGGCCGGCACCGTTCAGGAACTTGATCGCCTTGGCGTTGCACCATCAGATCGCGAGACCGTGCTCATCAAGGCGTCGATCGTTGATGGAGAGATGAACATCGACAAGTACATGCCGATGGTCGCTCGCGTCATCGACAACCGCCTGGCGGACACGGAGGGAGAGACCAAGGGCCTGCTCGGAATGGACTCGACCGTTCTCTACGGCGTCGGCAAGACGAGCGGGGTCCCCGATCAGGCGGACCTCGACAACGACAACCCCTACAACACTCGCCTGCACGCCGGTTTGCCGCCGACCCCCATCGGCCAGCCCAGCGAGAAGGCGATCAAAGCGGTTTTGAATCCCGCTGAGGGAACCTGGCTCTACTTCGTCACCGTGAACCTCGATACGGGAGAGACGCTCTTCGCCTCCACCTTGGAGGAGCAGGAACAGAACCGCCAGAAGTTCGTGGAGTATTGCGCGGCCAACCCCAAGGTGTGTTCCGCATCATGA
- the pyk gene encoding pyruvate kinase encodes MRRAKIVCTIGPATDSPEQLQALVDAGMDVARINRSHGKAEEHEAVISRVRKASATSGRAVAVLVDLQGPKIRLETFQDGPQELKAGDTFTITIRDVPGTKELVGTTFKGLPGDCAPGDRLLIDDGNVAVRVVEVSDTDVVTRVEVPGVVSDHKGLNLPGVAVSVPALSEKDKEDLRWAIQMDADFIALSFVRSAHDIDDVHEIMDEMGKRIPVIAKIEKPQAVEALEEIVEAFDGIMVARGDLGVEMPLEAVPLVQKRAIELARIAAKPVIVATQVMDSMIKNPRPTRAEASDCANAILDGADAVMLSGETSVGAYPIETVRTMAAIIESTEENGGERIASIPGYFASDRAGVICDAAARIAEHMDARYLVTFTQSGTSARLLSRMRRPIPMLAFTPLETTRRRLALSWGIQTYRVPEVQHTDDMVWQLDQVVQSSRLADIGEQLVIVAGMPPGIPGSSNMLRIHEVGDEADYAIGGLRHA; translated from the coding sequence ATGCGTCGAGCTAAAATTGTCTGCACCATTGGACCTGCCACCGATTCCCCCGAGCAGCTCCAGGCGCTCGTTGATGCCGGAATGGATGTTGCGCGCATCAACCGGTCGCACGGAAAAGCCGAGGAGCATGAGGCTGTCATCTCGCGAGTTCGGAAGGCGTCCGCGACATCGGGCCGCGCCGTTGCAGTCCTCGTTGACCTTCAAGGACCCAAGATTCGGCTGGAGACCTTCCAGGACGGGCCCCAGGAACTCAAGGCGGGGGATACCTTCACGATCACAATCCGCGACGTTCCCGGCACCAAGGAACTGGTGGGAACGACGTTCAAGGGCCTGCCCGGCGACTGTGCACCCGGCGACCGCCTGCTGATCGACGACGGAAACGTCGCGGTGCGCGTGGTTGAGGTCAGCGACACCGACGTCGTCACCCGCGTTGAGGTCCCCGGAGTCGTCTCCGACCACAAGGGACTGAACCTGCCGGGCGTCGCGGTTTCCGTGCCCGCCCTGTCGGAGAAGGACAAGGAGGACCTTCGCTGGGCCATTCAGATGGACGCTGACTTCATCGCCCTGTCCTTCGTTCGCTCCGCCCACGACATCGACGACGTTCACGAGATTATGGACGAGATGGGCAAGCGAATCCCCGTCATCGCCAAGATCGAGAAGCCTCAGGCCGTGGAAGCGCTCGAAGAGATCGTTGAGGCCTTCGATGGCATCATGGTCGCCCGTGGCGACCTCGGCGTCGAGATGCCCCTCGAGGCCGTGCCGCTCGTTCAAAAGCGTGCGATCGAGCTGGCGCGGATCGCGGCGAAGCCCGTCATCGTTGCCACCCAGGTCATGGATTCGATGATCAAGAATCCGCGCCCGACCCGCGCCGAGGCCTCGGACTGTGCGAACGCGATCCTTGATGGTGCGGATGCCGTCATGCTGTCCGGCGAAACGTCGGTGGGTGCCTACCCGATTGAGACCGTCCGCACGATGGCGGCGATCATCGAGTCCACGGAAGAGAACGGCGGGGAGCGCATCGCGTCGATCCCGGGCTACTTCGCTTCCGATCGCGCGGGTGTCATCTGTGATGCCGCCGCGCGTATCGCCGAACACATGGACGCCCGCTACCTCGTGACTTTCACGCAGTCGGGCACCTCGGCGCGCCTCCTGTCGCGCATGCGGCGGCCGATTCCCATGCTCGCCTTCACTCCTTTGGAAACGACGCGTCGCCGCCTCGCTCTGTCGTGGGGCATCCAGACATACCGGGTGCCCGAGGTTCAGCACACGGACGACATGGTCTGGCAGCTTGACCAGGTGGTGCAGTCCTCTCGCCTTGCCGACATCGGTGAGCAGCTCGTCATCGTCGCCGGCATGCCGCCGGGCATCCCTGGGTCGTCGAACATGCTGCGTATTCACGAGGTTGGCGACGAAGCAGATTACGCGATCGGCGGTCTGCGTCACGCGTGA
- the ruvX gene encoding Holliday junction resolvase RuvX, giving the protein MSLRRGVRIGVDVGTVRVGVSRCDPDGILTMPVETLLRASDSSDLRRLEGIVRAHDALEVIVGLPRHLRGGEGVSAKGARKYARRLKTLIPSVRVALVDERLSSNQAHARLRASGVPEHEHRSVIDQVAAQIILEQALELERMSGRAPGEEIILDNHEGRPQ; this is encoded by the coding sequence GTGAGCCTGCGCAGGGGAGTTCGCATCGGTGTTGACGTCGGCACCGTGCGTGTCGGCGTCAGCCGGTGCGACCCCGACGGCATCCTCACGATGCCCGTCGAGACCCTTCTTCGTGCCTCGGACTCCTCCGATCTGCGCCGACTCGAGGGCATCGTGCGCGCGCACGATGCCCTCGAGGTGATCGTTGGACTCCCGCGTCATCTGCGCGGCGGGGAGGGAGTGTCGGCGAAGGGGGCTCGAAAGTACGCCCGCCGCCTGAAGACGCTTATTCCGAGCGTGCGTGTCGCGTTGGTCGACGAGCGGCTCTCCTCCAACCAAGCGCACGCCCGGCTGCGTGCGTCCGGAGTCCCCGAACACGAGCATCGCAGCGTCATCGACCAGGTAGCAGCCCAGATCATCCTCGAACAGGCTCTCGAGCTCGAACGGATGAGCGGTCGGGCGCCCGGCGAGGAGATCATCCTCGACAATCACGAAGGAAGGCCCCAATGA